A genomic segment from bacterium encodes:
- a CDS encoding TIGR00725 family protein: MKKIIAVCGSNVGDKNLDAGVLKIAEKVGSLIAEKGGILICGGLGGVMEAVAKGAKKKEGITVGILPYDKSKANKYIDIPIGTNLGFYRNYIIVNSADCVIGICGRWGTLNEISMAIALGKPVILISSSKGICELLSKKEILEKFEEKPYIVETPEEAIELAFKLI; the protein is encoded by the coding sequence ATGAAAAAAATAATTGCTGTCTGTGGAAGTAATGTAGGTGATAAAAATTTAGATGCGGGAGTTTTAAAAATTGCTGAAAAAGTTGGCTCTTTAATTGCTGAAAAGGGTGGAATTCTTATCTGTGGAGGACTTGGTGGGGTTATGGAAGCAGTAGCAAAAGGAGCAAAGAAAAAAGAGGGAATAACTGTCGGCATTCTTCCTTATGATAAATCAAAAGCAAATAAATATATAGACATACCAATAGGAACAAATCTTGGTTTTTATAGAAATTATATAATTGTTAACAGTGCTGACTGTGTAATAGGGATATGCGGAAGATGGGGAACTTTGAATGAAATATCAATGGCTATTGCTCTTGGAAAACCTGTAATTTTAATCTCTTCTTCAAAGGGTATATGTGAATTATTAAGTAAGAAGGAAATACTTGAAAAATTTGAAGAAAAACCATATATAGTTGAAACCCCAGAAGAAGCAATTGAACTCGCCTTTAAACTTATTTAA
- a CDS encoding MBL fold metallo-hydrolase — MEIKVIFDKDTDEKFLQTGWGVSFLIEEKILFDTGEKGEWLINNFKKLKVDINKIEKVVISHEHWDHTGGLWDLLKIKKGIEVYGCKGFSEKFKENVKKEGGNFIEIEKLIEFEEKIFTTGEIEGYYKGKKIVEQSLIVKGKNDISVLTGCAHPGILKIIDYIRDFFPDESIYAVIGGFHLIEEEKRIVEIIVEEFKKRNIKKVGPTHCTGVLGIELFRERFKENFLEIKVGQKIEV, encoded by the coding sequence ATGGAAATAAAAGTTATTTTTGATAAGGACACAGATGAGAAGTTTTTACAGACAGGGTGGGGTGTTTCTTTTCTTATTGAAGAAAAAATTCTTTTTGATACAGGAGAAAAAGGAGAATGGTTAATTAATAATTTTAAAAAATTGAAGGTTGATATAAATAAAATTGAAAAGGTTGTTATTTCTCATGAGCACTGGGACCATACAGGTGGCTTATGGGATTTATTAAAAATTAAAAAAGGGATTGAAGTTTATGGATGTAAAGGATTCAGTGAAAAATTTAAAGAAAATGTGAAAAAGGAAGGGGGCAATTTTATTGAAATAGAAAAACTGATAGAATTTGAAGAAAAAATTTTTACCACAGGAGAGATAGAAGGATATTATAAAGGGAAAAAAATTGTAGAACAGTCATTAATAGTAAAAGGAAAAAATGATATTTCAGTTCTTACAGGTTGCGCTCATCCAGGAATATTAAAAATAATTGATTATATAAGAGATTTTTTTCCTGATGAGAGTATTTATGCAGTTATAGGTGGTTTTCATTTAATTGAAGAGGAAAAAAGAATTGTTGAGATTATAGTTGAAGAATTTAAAAAAAGAAATATTAAAAAAGTCGGACCGACTCACTGTACAGGTGTTTTAGGCATTGAGTTATTCAGGGAAAGATTTAAAGAGAATTTTTTAGAAATAAAAGTAGGTCAGAAAATAGAAGTGTAA
- a CDS encoding DUF5320 domain-containing protein — MCRRGRGFGFGGWTPPYPYIGIGRGGLPRCAWPGFWYGYTPDITPEEEIKYLKEEAEFLKKQLSEIEKRIKEIEREK; from the coding sequence ATGTGCAGAAGAGGTAGAGGATTTGGATTTGGTGGCTGGACTCCTCCTTATCCCTATATTGGAATAGGAAGGGGAGGACTTCCAAGATGTGCATGGCCTGGTTTTTGGTATGGATATACACCGGATATAACACCTGAGGAAGAGATTAAATATTTAAAAGAAGAGGCAGAGTTTTTGAAAAAGCAACTATCTGAAATAGAGAAAAGAATAAAAGAAATTGAAAGAGAAAAATAA
- a CDS encoding PadR family transcriptional regulator, with protein sequence MRWRHGCRWMAFGSGDLLGVLILTILLKKPTYGYSLMDELKNLGIDITFLHYTIVYRTLRMMEISGLVISTWDTTGTGPARRIYSITETGREFLKNWYEWAKKDLKIMENIINEIEKNMERR encoded by the coding sequence ATGAGGTGGAGACATGGTTGTAGATGGATGGCATTTGGTTCAGGTGATTTACTTGGTGTATTGATTTTAACGATTTTATTGAAAAAACCTACTTATGGATATTCTTTAATGGATGAACTTAAAAATCTTGGAATTGATATTACATTTTTACACTATACAATTGTTTACAGAACTTTAAGGATGATGGAGATTTCAGGACTTGTAATTTCAACATGGGATACAACTGGAACAGGACCTGCAAGAAGAATTTATAGTATAACTGAGACAGGAAGAGAATTTTTGAAAAACTGGTATGAATGGGCAAAAAAGGACTTAAAAATTATGGAAAATATAATAAATGAAATTGAAAAAAATATGGAAAGGAGGTGA